From Leptospiraceae bacterium, one genomic window encodes:
- a CDS encoding minor capsid protein — protein sequence MNELITNLKKDELLKQRGVKQDSFMNLMGYLGKKIFNYEFAYADNQDKLLGNLVGNFKLLDNWVSSKFNESINERSKTLTNIRPKQMAIINGQPKMIYQPLEKFLVNENGIIKTKYKVNELGITLNKPKVVNIADENTLKQKALENALKVKDIKKAKALELQDVIRDAYYSGKTTDEIIDKVSKTIDRGEAGLKRIARDQVIKFANAVQTEKEQKAGVTRFIWVTMGDERVRDTHKNVDGKEFDNVIGALGLLDFPDSRFPGDDINCRCWKEPVF from the coding sequence TTGAATGAGCTAATAACTAATTTAAAAAAAGATGAGCTACTTAAACAAAGAGGCGTTAAGCAAGATTCTTTTATGAATCTCATGGGATACTTAGGCAAGAAAATATTTAATTATGAATTTGCTTATGCAGATAATCAGGATAAACTTCTTGGAAACTTAGTAGGCAACTTTAAACTTTTAGACAACTGGGTATCATCTAAGTTTAATGAGTCAATAAATGAAAGGTCAAAAACTTTAACCAATATTCGACCGAAACAAATGGCAATTATTAACGGACAACCTAAGATGATTTATCAGCCTCTAGAAAAATTCTTAGTCAATGAAAATGGGATTATAAAAACAAAATACAAAGTAAATGAGTTAGGGATAACACTGAATAAACCCAAAGTCGTAAATATTGCCGATGAGAACACTTTAAAACAAAAAGCCTTAGAGAATGCATTGAAAGTAAAAGACATTAAAAAAGCGAAAGCACTTGAATTGCAAGACGTTATACGCGATGCATATTATTCCGGTAAAACAACCGATGAAATAATTGATAAGGTCAGCAAGACAATCGACAGAGGAGAAGCAGGCTTGAAAAGAATTGCACGGGATCAAGTAATAAAATTTGCAAACGCTGTGCAAACAGAGAAAGAGCAGAAGGCAGGCGTGACAAGATTTATTTGGGTAACGATGGGAGATGAAAGAGTCCGCGACACACATAAAAATGTGGACGGTAAAGAATTTGACAATGTAATCGGTGCTCTTGGATTGTTGGATTTTCCCGATTCTAGATTCCCTGGCGATGATATTAATTGTAGATGTTGGAAGGAACCGGTGTTTTAA
- a CDS encoding DUF2213 domain-containing protein, translated as MEYRIDNATLSNVKFDNGMLTAKVNLTKAGVYPYLYSDGRLVKEAKLPEEIFSQATIDSANGAVITDNHPDINQDSGLVNSSNYSKLVKGNVFNVKQDGLFLSGLEKVFDSDLQKRILSGEQIQVSIGFEQKTDWTPGEYNGEKYDCIQRDIRINHIAHVEKGRAGEECRTILDSNKDYAIMQEATNTMNETKPTKITWRVDNKDYSIDKAIIDKAVLSTVKKDEDDPMDATTTPAADLPDAPKPIDAAMIAEDAKKLNAIMTTLQGKFGVNSIEELTALIDAQKAVIEAYQAKAAAAPRVEAAVADSMLVIRNAENFGVKADSMNPAEVRKAFISKFLPSYTKEKLDAMETNVLRITYDAACEVAKNTSAKHNEDSSGKLTLDTADKILEEAKQNFYKRGIK; from the coding sequence GTGGAATATAGAATTGATAACGCAACTCTGTCAAATGTCAAATTTGATAATGGTATGTTGACTGCAAAAGTTAATCTTACCAAAGCAGGTGTATATCCTTATCTGTATAGTGACGGTCGATTAGTCAAAGAGGCAAAATTGCCAGAGGAAATATTTTCCCAAGCAACTATCGACTCAGCAAATGGCGCGGTCATCACTGACAATCACCCTGACATAAATCAAGATTCCGGTTTAGTCAATTCAAGTAATTATTCAAAACTCGTAAAAGGCAATGTATTCAATGTTAAGCAGGATGGATTATTTTTGAGCGGACTCGAAAAAGTTTTCGACTCCGATTTACAAAAAAGAATTCTAAGCGGCGAACAAATACAAGTGTCGATTGGTTTTGAGCAAAAGACAGATTGGACTCCTGGAGAATATAACGGCGAAAAATATGATTGTATTCAAAGAGATATTAGGATCAACCATATAGCTCACGTCGAAAAAGGCAGAGCAGGCGAAGAGTGCAGGACAATACTAGATTCCAACAAAGACTATGCTATCATGCAAGAGGCTACAAACACAATGAACGAAACTAAACCAACTAAAATTACTTGGCGCGTGGATAACAAAGATTATTCAATCGACAAAGCTATCATCGACAAAGCGGTATTATCCACAGTTAAAAAAGATGAAGACGATCCTATGGATGCAACTACAACCCCGGCAGCAGATTTGCCAGATGCACCTAAACCAATTGATGCGGCTATGATTGCTGAAGATGCAAAAAAACTGAATGCAATTATGACAACTTTACAAGGGAAATTTGGCGTAAACTCTATTGAAGAATTAACAGCTTTAATTGACGCACAAAAAGCAGTCATCGAAGCATACCAAGCAAAAGCAGCAGCAGCACCAAGGGTCGAAGCGGCAGTAGCCGATAGTATGCTAGTCATCCGTAATGCAGAAAATTTTGGCGTTAAAGCTGACTCAATGAACCCTGCCGAAGTCAGGAAAGCTTTTATTTCTAAATTCCTACCAAGTTACACAAAAGAGAAACTTGATGCTATGGAAACTAACGTTCTTAGAATTACTTACGACGCAGCTTGCGAAGTTGCAAAAAACACAAGCGCAAAACATAATGAGGACTCAAGCGGCAAATTGACATTAGACACTGCCGACAAGATCCTCGAAGAAGCAAAACAGAATTTTTACAAAAGAGGTATTAAATAA